One Xiphophorus hellerii strain 12219 chromosome 1, Xiphophorus_hellerii-4.1, whole genome shotgun sequence DNA segment encodes these proteins:
- the mmp9 gene encoding matrix metalloproteinase-9, which produces MRCFALVVCLLLGIGVQNGWSLPVKSVFVTFPGDVVKNVTDVELAESYLKRFGYMETEQRSGFQSMVSTAKALKRMQRQLGLEETGELDKPTLKAMKHPRCGVPDVANYKTFDGDLKWDHNDVTYMILNYSPDMDSKLIDDAFARAFKVWSDVTPLTFTRLFRGNADIMISFGKADHGDPYPFDGKDGLLAHAYPPGEGIQGDAHFDDDEHWTLGKGAVVKTYYGNAGGDICHFPFTFEGKSYTTCTTEGRTDNLPWCATTADYNKDKKYGFCPSELLYTFDGNADGAPCVFPFTFLDKEYESCTTEGRSDGYRWCATTSNFDTDKKYGFCPNRDTAVIGGNSEGDPCHFPFVFLGKEYHSCTSEGREDGKLWCGTTDSYDEDKKWGFCPDQGYSLFLVAAHEFGHALGLDHSNIREALMFPMYSYIEDFSLHEDDIEGIQYLYGSKTGPDPTPPQPNTPTTTPYPDESDATEEPEPTDSSVMTTPSTVDETKDPCKILKFDTIAVFLGDLHFFKDGQLWAVPSKGEGVRKGPFSISEFWPALPAVIDSAFEDVQTKKLYFFSGSRFWVYTEGSVLGPRSIEKLGLPPSVQKVEGALQRGKSKVLLFSGENFWRFDLKTQRIDKGYPKYTDAVFGGVPNDAHDVFQHNGNIYFCRDRFYWRMNSRRQVDRVGYVKYDLLKCPDASRNHY; this is translated from the exons ATGAGGTGCTTTGCGTTAGTGGTGTGTTTACTTTTGGGAATAGGCGTGCAGAACGGATGGAGCCTTCCTGTCAAGTCGGTCTTTGTCACTTTCCCAGGGGACGTCGTCAAAAATGTGACAGATGTGGAGCTGGCAGAA AGTTATCTGAAAAGGTTTGGTTACATGGAGACGGAGCAACGCAGTGGATTTCAGTCCATGGTATCCACAGCAAAGGCTCTGAAGAGGATGCAGAGACAGCTGGGCCTGGAGGAGACTGGAGAACTGGACAAGCCCACACTGAAGGCCATGAAGCATCCTCGCTGTGGTGTTCCTGACGTGGCCAATTATAAAACCTTTGACGGGGACCTCAAATGGGACCATAATGATGTTACATACAT GATCCTGAACTATTCTCCTGACATGGACAGCAAACTGATTGATGATGCTTTCGCAAGAGCCTTCAAGGTGTGGAGTGATGTCACTCCTCTGACATTTACCCGCCTTTTTCGAGGCAATGCAGACATCATGATCTCCTTTGGAAAAGCTG ACCACGGGGATCCATACCCTTTTGACGGTAAGGATGGCCTTCTAGCTCACGCCTATCCTCCTGGTGAGGGCATTCAGGGGGACGCCCACTTTGACGATGACGAACACTGGACTCTGGGAAAAGGAGCAG TGGTGAAGACTTACTATGGCAATGCAGGAGGCGACATATGTCACTTCCCCTTCACTTTCGAGGGGAAATCGTACACCACCTGCACCACCGAAGGCCGAACCGACAACCTGCCCTGGTGTGCAACCACAGCCGACTACAACAAAGACAAGAAATACGGCTTCTGCCCAAGTGAAC TCTTGTACACATTTGACGGAAACGCGGATGGAGCCCCCTGTGTCTTCCCCTTCACCTTCCTGGATAAGGAGTATGAGAGCTGTACCACCGAGGGCCGCAGCGACGGATACCGCTGGTGTGCCACCACTAGCAACTTTGACACGGACAAGAAATATGGCTTCTGTCCCAACCGTG ACACTGCTGTAATTGGAGGAAACTCAGAGGGAGATCCCTGCCACTTTCCTTTTGTGTTTCTGGGCAAGGAATACCACTCATGTACGAGTGAGGGGAGAGAAGACGGCAAATTGTGGTGTGGCACCACTGACAGCTATGATGAAGACAAGAAATGGGGTTTCTGTCCTGACCAGG GTTATAGCCTGTTCCTGGTGGCTGCCCACGAGTTCGGACACGCCCTTGGTTTGGATCACTCCAACATTAGAGAAGCTCTGATGTTCCCCATGTACAGCTATATAGAGGATTTCTCCCTGCATGAGGATGACATTGAAGGCATTCAGTACCTCTATG GAAGTAAAACAGGCCCTGATCCTACTCCCCCTCAACCTAATACTCCTACCACAACTCCTTACCCCGACGAGAGCGACGCCACAGAAGAGCCTGAACCCACTGATTCATCTGTCATGACAACACCATCCACTGTGGATGAAACCAAAGACCCCTGCAAGATACTCAAGTTTGACACCATCGCTGTGTTTCTGGGAGATCTGCATTTCTTCAAAGATGG GCAATTATGGGCGGTACCAAGCAAGGGAGAAGGAGTTCGAAAGGGACCATTTTCCATTTCTGAGTTTTGGCCAGCTCTACCAGCTGTCATTGACTCTGCCTTTGAGGATGTTCAGACcaaaaaattatactttttttcaG GAAGCAGGTTCTGGGTGTACACAGAAGGCAGTGTGCTTGGTCCCCGCAGTATTGAGAAGCTTGGTTTGCCCCCAAGTGTGCAGAAGGTGGAGGGAGCACTGCAGAGAGGGAAGAGCAAAGTGCTTCTCTTCAGTGGAGAGAACTTCTGGAG GTTTGATCTCAAGACCCAAAGAATTGACAAAGGATACCCCAAATATACCGATGCCGTCTTTGGAGGTGTCCCTAATGATGCTCATGATGTTTTCCAGCACAACG GCAACATTTACTTCTGCAGAGATCGTTTCTACTGGCGCATGAATTCTCGCAGGCAGGTGGACCGCGTCGGCTACGTGAAATACGATCTTCTGAAATGCCCAGATGCCTCAAGAAATCACTACTGA